The stretch of DNA GACCTTGTTCACCGAACCCGACATCGCAGATTCCCTTCCTTCGCAAAGGCGGAAACGCCCGGCCTCGTGCCGCGCGCTCGTCCCGCCACTCCTCGATCTCTCCTAACACGCCGCAGGCCGGGCGGCCGGGCTTATCCCCAGCAATGTTTGTTCCATATTTGTTCACAAGACGCAAGCCCCGCCTCGACCATCCGCCGGGCAATCCGGACGGTCAGGCTGCGGCATAGGCCAGGGCGCAATAGGCCGTGCCGATCGCCGGCCCCTCGAGGCGGCGGACGCCGAGCCGCAGGGATGGCAATCCCGGCCCGGCCGGCAGGGCGACTGCGACGCCGTCCCGTGCGAGCGCGTGCAGATGCGGCGTGAGATCGGGCTCGGCGAGGCCGTCATAGACGCCGCGCCCCGACATCTTCAGCACGGCCTCCTTGGCCGCCCACAGCCGATGACAGAGGTCGCGGGCGCCGGGTCCGGACAAGCGCCCGACCGCCGCGGCCTCGCCTTCGGAATAGTGGTCGGCCGCGAAGGCGGCGGGTGCGGACGGGCTATCCGGCCCGTCGAGCTCGATGTCCGCCCCGACGAGCCCGTCGGGCGCGAAGGCGGCCAACAGCATGCCGGCTCGGCGTGAGAGGGACACGCCGAGCTCCGGATAGGGCGGGGCCAGGGCCGGGCGGCCGCTGGGCCGGCGATGGATGCGGATGTCGTCGCGGCCCGTGGCCGCGCGCAGCGCCGCGGCCGCTGCGGTGATGCGCAGGTGCCCTCCCCCGGGGGCGTCGTCGGCGGGTGCCGGCACCAGGACGGCGAGCGCCGGGCCGATGCGCATCACGGGGCCGGCAGGCCGGGCGGGCCATGCCGACGCGCTCACTCGGCGGCGTCGCGGAGACGCAGCGCCTGGTCCTCGACCGGCGTCGCCGGCCGCGGCGCCCTGACGGCGCCGCCCTGTGCGGGAGCGCCGACCCAGGCGGTGCCGGCCGGAATGGTCTCGCCCTTCATGATCAGGGTCAGCGGCTTCACCTCGGCGAAGTCGCCGATCTCGGTATCGTAGAGCACCGTCGAGCCGCTGCCGATCGTCACGCCGCGGCCGATCCGGATCCGGCCGACCTTCATGATGCGATCCTCGTAGAGGTGCGTCTGCGGGCAGGATCCCATGTTCAGGACCGCGTGGTCGCCGATCTCGGTGCAGTCGAACTCGCAGATGTCCGTGGTGTTGATCCAGGTGCCCTTGCCGATCCTGGTGCCGAAGGGGCGCAGCAGCCAGGGCAGGAACGGCGTCCCGCGCAGATAGTCGAGCAGCATCTTGCTGGCGAGGCCGCCATAGATCACCGCCACGGCCTCGGTCCGCATGGCCCACCACGACCACATCGGCCGCATCATCGGCCGATAGGTGCCGATCAGCAGCCACTTGCAGGCCACCGCCATGGCGTACATCGCCACCGACGTCACCAGCCCGCAGGCCGTGAAGAGGCCGAGCAGGGCCCAGAAGCCCTGGTCGAGCCGGGCCGCGATGAAGCCGGCCGTCACATAGGCGGTGGCGATCAGGACGGCGGTCGGGAGCGAGGTGTGCAAGGTCTCGAACGCGACCCGCAGCAGCCACATGCGGAATGGCGGGTCATAGGTCGTGCTGGCCGCGGCGGCGATCTTCTGGCGTGTCGGCAGGCGCATGGGCGGGCTGCCGCAGAAGGTCTCGCCCGCATCGACGGCGAGCCCTTCGGGCAGACGGGTCTTGATGCCGATCAGGGCATCGTCGGCAATGGTGCAGCCCTGGGCGATCACCGAGGAATTGCCGAAGAAGCAGCGGTCGCCCGTCTTCATCCGCCTGAGGGTCATCCAGCCGTTGCGGATCTCCTCGTCGCCGAACACGGTCTCGTCGCCGATGAAGTTGTCGCGCCCCATTTCAATGAGATCGTAGCGGCCGGCGAAGCTGGCGGAAATCTCGGTCCCGCGACCGATCCTGGCCCCCATCAGGCGATACCAGTTGCGCATGAACACGGTGGCATAGAGGGAATTCAGCGTCTCCAGGATGGATTCGGTGGTGAGCCCGACGAACCATTTGCGCAGATAGAGCCCGCCGAAGATCGAATAGGTGCCCGGTCTGACGCGCGGCAGCAGCAGCCAGCGCAGGGCCACCATCACCGCCATGGACACGACGATGAGCGCGAGCGCCGCCGGCCAGGAGAGCGCGGCGACGAGCCACCAGGGCAGAGGTGCGTCCGGATCGCCCGTGACCGCGCCCTGCAGCGTCTCGAGGACGTAGAAGGCCGGGAAGATCGGCAGCAGGCCGACGACGAGCCCGAGATTGTAGGCGAGGGCATAGAAGGCGATCTGGACGAAGCGCGCGACGGCGCCCTGCCTGGGATGATCGCCTGGGTCGGACTGTTCCGCCATGCCGGTCTGGCGCCCCGGCGATCCGTCCCAGCGGCTGCCCTCGGCGATGCGGGTGCCCGCAGGCACCGCCGTCAGGTCGCCGATCGCGGCGCCGGCGCCGATCACCGTGTCGCCGCCGATCACGCAGCCATTGCCGATCTGCACGTCGGCACCGATCTCGATGCGCCCGACATGCACCTGGTTGCCGATCACCTCGACATTGGCCAGCTTGAGCTTGGTGCCGAGGCTGGCGCGCTCGCCGATCGACACGAGGTCGATGGCGCCCTCCTCGAACTCGTCGATCACGGCATCGCGGCCGACCTTGGCGCCGAGCGCTCTGAGGTAGATGCGCATCAGCGGCGAGCCCTTGAGGAACTTGTGGGCCGTGAGCTGGACGACCCGCTCCATCAGCCAGATGCGGAAATAATAGGCGCCCCACAGCGGATAGACCCCGGGACGGGTACGGCCGATGATCAGCCATTTGAGCGCCACGGCCAGGACCTTCACGCCGAGATTGAGGCCGAGGAAGACGCCGCACAGGACCAGGACGTCCTGCCAGAGCGGCGCGTCGTCGCCGAGCAGCAGGGTCGAGGCGAGGAGGAGGCCGATCCATTCCAGCGTCACGATGCCGATGAGGACGGGCAGCGTCACGGCCTGGGCGAGGCCGCAGAGCACCCGCCGGCGCAGCGGCACCGGCTCGAAGGAGAGGTCCGCCGCGTCCATGGCTCCGGCGGCCCCCTCGTCCAGCGCCACGGCGATCCGCCTGAGGCTGCGATGGGCATAGACGTCGCGGATGGCGATGCCGGCCAGGGCGGGGACCCGCCGCACCTCGGAGACGAAGCGGGCCGCCAGCATCGAATGGCCGCCGAGATCGGTGAAGAAGTCGGCCTCCAGGTCGACCGCCGGCATGCGCAGCACGTCCTGGGCGGCCTTGAGCAGCTGGGCCTCGGTCCAGGAGCGGGGCGGCTCCTGCGCCGCGGCGGACCGTTCCTGCCCGGGCGGTATCGCGGCCAGCGCCTTGCGGTCGACCTTGCCGGAGGCCAGCCGCGGCAGGGCGGCATGGGTCTGCCAGGCCGCGGGCAGCATGTAGGGCGGCAGCCTCGCCGCCAGGGCCCGCCGTGCCCGCTGGGGATCGAAGCCTTCGGCCGCGACGAGATGGGCGCAGAGCGTGTCCCCGGCCGCCCCCTGATGGACGACCACGGCGGCCGCCTGCACGCCGGGCTCGGCCGCGATCAGCGCCTCGATCTCGCCGAGCTCGATGCGATAGCCGCGGATCTTCACCTGGTCGTCGATGCGGCCGTGGAAGCTGAGGCGTCCGTCGGCGCCGAGGCTGACCGCATCGCCCGTGCGGTAGAGTACCGGATCGGGCCCGTCCCAGAACGGATTGGCGACGAACTTGCGGGCAGTGAGATCGGGCAGGTTGAGGTAGCCGGGGGCCACCCCCGGTCCGCCGATCAGGAGCTCGCCGACCTCCTCCGGCCCGACCAGCCGGAGATCCTCGTCCACGACATAGGCGGTGGCATTGGCGATCGGCCGCCCGATGCTGACGGCCTCGCCGGGGACGAGCTCGGCGAAGGTCGCGACCACCGTGGCCTCCGTCGGGCCATAGGTGTTGACGATGCGCCGCCCCGGCCTGGCGAAGCGCTGCACCAGGGCCGGCGGGCAGGCCTCCCCGCCCAGCACGACGAGGCGAAGGCTGTCGACGTCCCGGCCGAACATCGACAGGAGGGTCGGCACGGTATCGATGACCGTGACGCCCTCGGCCGCGAGGCGGTCCGGCAGGGCGTCGACGTCCTGGAGCACGTCGGGCGTCGCCACCTTCAGCGTGGCGCCGGCGAGGTAGGGAACGAAGATCTCCTCCAGCGCCAGGTCGAAGGCGATGGAGGCCTGCTGCAGGACGACGTCGGCAGCCTCGATGCCGAGGAAGGCATTCGCAGCCCTGACATAGTGGCAGATGTTGCGGTGGGTGACGACGATGCCCTTGGGCGTGCCGGTCGAGCCGGAGGTGTAGATGGCATAGGCGGGGGCGGAGCAGCCCGGCATCGCCTCGGGCGCCGGGGCCGCCGGCTCGGCCAGGAGAGCGCCGAGATCGGCGGTCTCGACGGCGAGCGCGCCCAGCTTGTCGCCCATGGCATCGTGCGAGAGCACGAGGCGCGCCCGGGCATCGTGCAGGCAGGTCGCGACCCGCTCCGCCGGAGCGTCCGCGTCGAACGGCACGAAGGCGGCGCCCGCCTTGAGGATGCCGAGCATGGCGACGTGCAGCTCGAGCGAGCGGCGGAACCACAGGCCGACGAAGTCCCCCGGGCGCACGCCGCGACGCGCCAGCGCGCCGGCGACGGCATCGGAGCGCCGGTCGAGCTCGGCATAGGTGAGGCGCTCCGGCGCGCCGATGCGAGCCAGGGCCGTGCTGTCGGGGAAGGCCCTGGCCGTGGCTCGGAAGATATCGGCCAGCGTCTCCTCGCGCAGGAAATCGGGGCGAACGTCGCCGCTGAGCGTCGCGCAGGCGCGACTGCCGGGCGCCGGTGATAGATGGAGGGTCACGCCTGTCGTCCTTCTGCCGGCGGGCGGCAAGACTTGAATCGATCAGCACAAGTCTAGCGCGTGGGGCGTTTCTCTCCTCTGACAGGGCGCGCAAGCCAAATGTAAGCCTGGCTCCGGTACAATGAGCGAGACGCCGCGGCCCACGGGAGCCAACGAGCCATGACGCATCGCCCAGCCCCGGCCAGCAGGCCGCAGCGCATCGCCCGATGGCTGCTCGCCGCCGGTCTGACCGGCCTGCCGATCGCTCCGGCGTTCCCGGGCGTGACCGGTCGGCTCGACGCCGACGCCCTGATCACCTCGCGGCTCGGTCCGCGCTCCTATCCGGAAATCGCCGCCGCGGTGATGCGCGACGGCCCTTGCCGGATCCTCCGGATCCGCCTTATCCGTCGCGGCGGCCGGCTGGTGTATCTCGTCAGGGTGCTGAAGCCGGACGGCAAGCGGCGCGACATCGTGCTCGACAGCGTGACCCTGGCGGTTATCGAGAAGTAGGACCCATGCGAATTCTGGTTGCCGAGGACGAACGCGCAATCGTCGCGGATATCCGCCGCAGCCTCGAGGCCCACCAATATGTCGTGTCGACGGTGTTCGACGGCGAGGAGGCCCTGTTCGCCGGCGCCCACGAGGTCTTCGACCTCGTCATT from Labrys wisconsinensis encodes:
- a CDS encoding 4'-phosphopantetheinyl transferase family protein, whose product is MSASAWPARPAGPVMRIGPALAVLVPAPADDAPGGGHLRITAAAAALRAATGRDDIRIHRRPSGRPALAPPYPELGVSLSRRAGMLLAAFAPDGLVGADIELDGPDSPSAPAAFAADHYSEGEAAAVGRLSGPGARDLCHRLWAAKEAVLKMSGRGVYDGLAEPDLTPHLHALARDGVAVALPAGPGLPSLRLGVRRLEGPAIGTAYCALAYAAA
- a CDS encoding Pls/PosA family non-ribosomal peptide synthetase, with amino-acid sequence MTLHLSPAPGSRACATLSGDVRPDFLREETLADIFRATARAFPDSTALARIGAPERLTYAELDRRSDAVAGALARRGVRPGDFVGLWFRRSLELHVAMLGILKAGAAFVPFDADAPAERVATCLHDARARLVLSHDAMGDKLGALAVETADLGALLAEPAAPAPEAMPGCSAPAYAIYTSGSTGTPKGIVVTHRNICHYVRAANAFLGIEAADVVLQQASIAFDLALEEIFVPYLAGATLKVATPDVLQDVDALPDRLAAEGVTVIDTVPTLLSMFGRDVDSLRLVVLGGEACPPALVQRFARPGRRIVNTYGPTEATVVATFAELVPGEAVSIGRPIANATAYVVDEDLRLVGPEEVGELLIGGPGVAPGYLNLPDLTARKFVANPFWDGPDPVLYRTGDAVSLGADGRLSFHGRIDDQVKIRGYRIELGEIEALIAAEPGVQAAAVVVHQGAAGDTLCAHLVAAEGFDPQRARRALAARLPPYMLPAAWQTHAALPRLASGKVDRKALAAIPPGQERSAAAQEPPRSWTEAQLLKAAQDVLRMPAVDLEADFFTDLGGHSMLAARFVSEVRRVPALAGIAIRDVYAHRSLRRIAVALDEGAAGAMDAADLSFEPVPLRRRVLCGLAQAVTLPVLIGIVTLEWIGLLLASTLLLGDDAPLWQDVLVLCGVFLGLNLGVKVLAVALKWLIIGRTRPGVYPLWGAYYFRIWLMERVVQLTAHKFLKGSPLMRIYLRALGAKVGRDAVIDEFEEGAIDLVSIGERASLGTKLKLANVEVIGNQVHVGRIEIGADVQIGNGCVIGGDTVIGAGAAIGDLTAVPAGTRIAEGSRWDGSPGRQTGMAEQSDPGDHPRQGAVARFVQIAFYALAYNLGLVVGLLPIFPAFYVLETLQGAVTGDPDAPLPWWLVAALSWPAALALIVVSMAVMVALRWLLLPRVRPGTYSIFGGLYLRKWFVGLTTESILETLNSLYATVFMRNWYRLMGARIGRGTEISASFAGRYDLIEMGRDNFIGDETVFGDEEIRNGWMTLRRMKTGDRCFFGNSSVIAQGCTIADDALIGIKTRLPEGLAVDAGETFCGSPPMRLPTRQKIAAAASTTYDPPFRMWLLRVAFETLHTSLPTAVLIATAYVTAGFIAARLDQGFWALLGLFTACGLVTSVAMYAMAVACKWLLIGTYRPMMRPMWSWWAMRTEAVAVIYGGLASKMLLDYLRGTPFLPWLLRPFGTRIGKGTWINTTDICEFDCTEIGDHAVLNMGSCPQTHLYEDRIMKVGRIRIGRGVTIGSGSTVLYDTEIGDFAEVKPLTLIMKGETIPAGTAWVGAPAQGGAVRAPRPATPVEDQALRLRDAAE